The genomic DNA CTGGAAGGCCGCGACCTGGTGCTGCTGTCGCTGGCCCGCCTGGACGAGATCGACCGCGACCTGCTGGTCGAGCTGGACGAGCTGGTCGATCGCTGCCTGGCCTCCTTCGACATGCAAAGCACCAGCATCGAGGGCGTCAAGCAGGTGGCCGAGATCCTGAATCGCCTGCCGGGCAACCGGGCGCAAGTGGTGGAACTGCTGCGCGCCCATGACCCGTCGATCGTCGAGCAGATCGAGCTGTCGATGTACGACTTCCTGATCCTGTCGACGCAGACCGAAGCCGTGCTGTCGCGCATCATCGAGGAAGTGCCGCTGGAGCAGTGGGCCATCGCGCTGAAAGGCGCCGAGCAGTCGATCCGCGACGCCGTGCTGAAGACGATGCCGAAACGCCAGGCGCAAGCCTTCGAAGACATGATGCGCCGCGCCGGCCCCGTGCCGATGTCGCGCATCGAGGCGAGCCGCCAGGAAATCATGGCCACCGTCAAGGCGCTGGCCGATTCCGGCGAAGTCGAAGTGCAGCTGTTTGCCGAGACGGTGGTCGAATGAAGCAGT from Pseudoduganella armeniaca includes the following:
- a CDS encoding flagellar motor switch protein FliG, whose translation is MAELNNGNANMNANINDMMPVEGANLTPVEQAAIVLLSIGEEQAAAVLRCLSREELLEVTQVMSRMSGIKVEAVKTAIQTFFDDYREQSGVHGASRSYLKRSLDLALGGDIANTVLNNIYGDELRPKMARLQWASPKWLADYIANEHVRMQAVFLAFLPPALAGQIIDGLPLEGRDLVLLSLARLDEIDRDLLVELDELVDRCLASFDMQSTSIEGVKQVAEILNRLPGNRAQVVELLRAHDPSIVEQIELSMYDFLILSTQTEAVLSRIIEEVPLEQWAIALKGAEQSIRDAVLKTMPKRQAQAFEDMMRRAGPVPMSRIEASRQEIMATVKALADSGEVEVQLFAETVVE